One window of Halopseudomonas maritima genomic DNA carries:
- the icmH gene encoding type IVB secretion system protein IcmH/DotU, with the protein MHAMASPQDDRTVILAQDDNLSADTPLTDYNPVFQAAPLAQRLTLPPGNSSLLIDAHGPNTLLALAAPLFSELIQLKYAAPQDSPELLRESLRVGIQQFDLQCQEHKVEQTTRHAARYVLCTVLDEAILGTRWGNDSDWSQHSLLSQFHQETFGGEKFFVLLERLFREPSRHLDVLELMYVCIALGFQGRYRLQPRGESALADISERLYRELKRYRDEPDSRLGTTAAPENGTQQLSRGMPAWLLIAGTLGMLWLLHSGFSSVLDQQRNNTLQHYSAQEAQP; encoded by the coding sequence ATGCATGCAATGGCATCCCCCCAGGACGACCGCACGGTCATCCTCGCTCAGGACGACAACTTGTCAGCCGACACACCGCTCACTGATTACAACCCGGTGTTCCAAGCGGCACCTCTGGCCCAGCGCCTGACCTTACCGCCCGGCAACAGCTCGTTACTGATAGACGCCCACGGCCCCAACACCTTGTTGGCGCTCGCCGCCCCACTGTTCTCCGAACTGATTCAGCTGAAGTACGCCGCCCCGCAGGACAGCCCTGAGCTACTGCGCGAGTCTCTGCGCGTCGGCATCCAGCAGTTTGACCTGCAGTGCCAGGAACACAAGGTTGAGCAGACCACTCGCCATGCGGCCCGCTACGTCCTCTGCACCGTGCTGGATGAAGCCATTCTGGGCACCCGCTGGGGTAACGACAGCGACTGGTCGCAACACAGTCTGCTCAGCCAGTTCCACCAAGAAACCTTCGGCGGCGAGAAGTTCTTTGTGCTGCTGGAGCGCCTGTTTCGAGAGCCGAGCCGTCACCTAGACGTTCTCGAATTGATGTACGTCTGCATTGCGCTCGGCTTTCAGGGCCGCTACCGCCTGCAGCCGCGTGGCGAAAGCGCCCTGGCAGATATCAGCGAACGCCTGTATCGCGAGCTGAAACGCTACCGCGACGAACCCGACAGCCGACTCGGTACCACAGCGGCGCCCGAAAACGGTACGCAACAACTGTCACGCGGTATGCCCGCGTGGCTGCTGATCGCCGGCACGCTGGGCATGCTGTGGTTGCTGCACAGTGGTTTCAGCAGTGTGCTGGACCAGCAACGCAATAACACCTTGCAACACTACAGTGCCCAGGAGGCTCAGCCATGA